In Zingiber officinale cultivar Zhangliang chromosome 3A, Zo_v1.1, whole genome shotgun sequence, the DNA window agagaaaattaataataagaaaaattcataataatatgtcgcAGCTGAGTCTCGAATTTTAGATCATTCAttatttcgcttgtggaattactaataaactttggaattatttttaatgtgaatagaaaaaaagatattaaagtaaattcattttaggcttagTTAATAAAGggaggagatttttaataaaatagtaaaatttatatatttaacatAAAATCATTTAAACATAAAAGAAAttcttaaataattaaaatatagtgAGCTAAAATTTGAACCGATGACGTTCTGATCTGAACCAAAAGCTATTAACAATTGAGCTACAGGTTGAAATCATGACTATGTAAATAGCATCCTTATTAGTTTTTGAGGTAACCGATCCGACGGTTTAATGTACGAACCTGTGTTCCTCTTCTATCAAACCCTAAAAACCCTCCCAAATCTGGAGTCGCCTCCTTCCCTCCCCTTCCTCCATCCGCCCGCTTAATCTCGTCGATCTCTGTTGGATCCCAGCATCTACAATCCTCCCCGGCCGTCTCATTGAGTAAGTAACTCCATATCTGTGTCGATTTCGTCCATTCGATTTTTAGTTGGTAAGATACCACAACTTGTTCGCTGACGACATGCTCTCGCGATGTTTCTTAGTTTTCTTTGGGTGTAATTTGAATGATGATGTTACTTCGAAAGTTCATTTGATATCAATTTCAAACCAATACATGGAGAATACTAACCTGTTTGCATAGATCAAGTAGTAGTAATCGAGTCTTAAAAACCTCAACTTTCtgcaaaattttgataaaaaggaTCATCATAAGGTTGATTACAGGTGGGAAATGCCTCATTTATTCTTTGATGACAATGTTTCTTAGAAATTTCGTTCGATGTGTTTCTTTGTTTACTTGGAGAATGCCCACCTGTTTTCATAGATCAAGTAGTATTATTTGAGTCTTAAAAACATGAACTTTCTGCAAGATTTTGATACCAGCGTTACGATGAGGCTGATCACGGGGGTGAAATGTCTCCGGTATTCTTCAAATTTGTCTAAACGAGCTGCATTATCATCTTGGGATCGCCTCTTCAGTGATGTTGCTGCCGGAGAGACCAATTCAAAACCAAAACGCTACAAGTATCCAGCAGTCTACGAACCTTTTGGTCCAAAGGCTCCTCCATCTGAGAAAGTTTTGCAGCTTGCTGACCGAATTGCTGCCCTTCCTCCGGAGGAACTTAAACAGATTGGACCTACCCTCCATCTGCGGCTGAATCAACCTGCGCTTCATTCCATATCTTCTCAGGGGTTCAGCTTTGGAGCTCACTCGGGAGCCGGTGCCAAAAAAGccgaagagaagaaagaagaaaaaacagCATTTGATGTTAAATTGGAGAAGTTTGATGCCGCTTCAAAGATTAAGGTGATCAAGGAGGTCAGGGCATTTACCAATCTTGGTCTAAAGGAGGCTAAAGATTTGGTGGAGAAGGCACCTGCCATATTGAAGCAAGGCGTCACGAAGGAGGAGGCCAACGACATCATAGAGAAGATAAAAGCTGCTGGTGGTGTTGCTGTTATGGAGTGAAGTAGTCGAACCTTTAGAAGCCTTGTTCAGTGGAACGATGACTTAAATCTTTTCGTGTCTATGTTTTATGCTCGACGCTCGAGTTCATTCATTCTCTATTGAGCTTTTCATCTTGTACTAAAAAACTAGGGCAAATGCTGGTCCATTACCATCTGATAAGAGAAGTTTAGATGAGTAACCCGAAAACGAAAAGGGTTGTTGGATGTTAATTTTGTTTCCAAATACTTTGATCATGTAATCTTTTCTGTCAACACATAATAAACCAACTGTATCGAGTATTGGCAAATACAGTGGTCCTTGATGCTACATGAATTGTGCACTTTCTGTGCTACTTGACACATCTGTTTCGGCTTTGGCTGCGGGGTTTAGAAGTCGATGACAAAAGGTTATCTGTCATCCAAAGTTGTTTGTGAGATTTCATAGCAACTTGCCAGTGACTTTTCAACCGAAAACCCCGCTTGTTTGGCACATCCATTTGTTTCAAAATTTATTGCAGAAGGTACAAGTGATATAGTCTCACATAGAAGTACCTATTGTAATAGTCTTATTAAGTACCAAGTATTTTCCGGAAGGAAGCTATATGTGATATAGCCTTGCATAGAAATGTTCTCGCTGTCGTCTTCGTTGCGTCATCGTCATCCTGTCTTCGTCGCGTCTTTGTCATCCTTGATGCTTTCGGGGAAGAAAGCATTTGAGGTCCTCTCCAATCTTCATCCTGTCCTCATCCTTGTTGCTTTCCTGATTGTTATTATTGATGTGTTTCTTGAAGATGACTTCAATTcactttcaaaaatattaaaatgttcctttaaaaattttattttgttattaagacatttcttcatcaacAAACGAAGTGTTTTTATTTTAGACAAAAGAGGAAATGGatttacaaattaaaaaaaaaatgccaccaacttgttctatttgatcatataatagattttaaaaaaaaaacataaatgttCGAGcttttctaacaaaaaaaaaaaaaattacaagaatgtttTTCTATTTCAATACAGTCAAGCTGGTGATGTCCAGACTGAACGACTCCCAGGTGGCCGAGAGTGGAACCCATATGTACATTTTTCGTACTCTTTTGAAAGCTTATGTCGCCGACAACAGAGAATGTCCTGCAAGTAAAtcgtattttaaaaacttttagccTGTCACATCAAAATTTATGTGCTCGTTTAAGAAAAAGTGTAAGAGACATTTTTCGACTTATCTTTTCTTAGGAAGTTTAGAAACCATGCACATAATTTAGGATGCATGCACATATGTTACAATatactataaaagggggtctccAACTACAGACGGAGGTATGTGATGCTTCATTATTCTACACTCTCTCCACTGAATCGAGGACTTACTTGAATGTCGGAAGGACAACGTCGATGAGTCCTTTCCTGGCCTGACACTAACGCATCTAATTCTGCGAAGTCTTTTTCCAATCAACACTAGAACTACGTTCTCAGCTAACCGTCTTCtcaactttcagacaggatcaataattATGCTCACTTCAAATTATGTAAAAGAAGATAAATTACATAGCCGATTTATAATTTATCATCAAGTTACCATAGACGTCTATCGTATCATCTATGTTTTTCTCCAAATAAAAATATTGAAACAACCCTATCTAcatattatatttttagaatAAGTCACTATAATTAATTTTCTCTTTagaataggtttttttttttttattagcatAAGTCATTTGATTggtatttaatctttcttttctaTTATAATAAGTCATTAGAGTTATTGATTTTATGATGACAAGACATTCTTATATATATCTATATCAAGAGATATTATGTAatcttttataaaataataaaatgattcaattaattaaataaattatttagttATTGGAGATTGATTCTATTATTGAAGTGAATGGTCATCCCTCGAAGTTATTCTTTTCTTTGTTTCCCTACTAGATAGAAAACGATTCCTATCAATTTAATATCAAAACGTTAATTTCATATTATAATAAATTAGAGATCTGATGAAGATGAATTTCTTTGCTGTAGAATTAGAGATCCTACCTAATTTATTTTGaaagcagaaaaaaaaaattctcctaAATTACACACCAAATGATTTCCTAACTTCTTTGACCTGGATAGAAAAATATTAattagttatgttatgtcatGTATATGTAATATGGAAGATGGGATTATCTGAACCATAATTTATGattcaaaaaataaattattatattaattgattgatttaaGATGGATTCCATCTAGTTATAGATGACCGTCTTACTTGTTTCAAACGTCAAGAATATGATAATATAGATTTTCTCGAAGTGGTGCGATGGTTGAAATATGAAATATTGtcatatgagatattgagatcaAAACTCGGTGTGTCTAGGCATATCTCTACCATAACTTGTCACTTGTACTAATGGATAGCAGTTACTTATGATTTGTCTTCTTTATATTAACCTAGAGACGAATTGATAGGGATATAAATGAATCATCTTTTATGACACAAGTATCATAATACAGATAAAAAGCTATAAAAAATTCAACATATCATAACGGCAAAAGAAAATCATAGTTGCTTTTCTTCTACTATTTAACTAGACTATTGGTCAGAATGGAAATTATTGTTTACTTTTATTGAATGACTTCGTTCTAACATTAAGAAAAAAACGTTAAGCGGAAATTCaatggtaaaaaaatattaaatttttttatctctactccatatatatatataccaatttatctaattatctcttatatttttaatataaaaatctaaaaatgaatataattacttttaaattcagcacattaaattaaaatctagtatattttctatcaaattgaagaCTCTTTTATCACCTCAattgaataaaaaatatactagattctctttaaattgtgctatgaaaaatatactagattctcatGCTGAATTTAGAATAAATTAtattaagtaagaaaaaaatcatgctcaatttTTCACTCCATAACCAAATATAATGGATACCAATTTACCTAATTgcctttcatatttttttaggtaTAATTCCACTtgaattcagcacattaaattaaaatctagtatattttctatcaaattgagtagaCTCTTTTTCCATCTCAAttgtataaaaaatatattaaattatgctcaatttgataaaaaaaagatATTAGATTCTCCTTAGATAATGTTGAATATAGGATGAATTATATTAACcggaaaaaaattatatttaattcgataaaaaatatactcgattttagtttaaaGTATCGAATTTAAGaataattatactcattttttattttttttttatattaaaaaaaatatgaaggacAATTAGATAATAATATTTATGCATAGAAAttgaagtaaataaaattttatataaaaaagagtgaatatatatatatatattttaagatAGAATTGCACGCAGAGTTGAAATTTTATTTagggatttatatatatatatatatattaaaagataGAATTGCATGCAGAgttgaaattttatttaaggatttttctctcatttatctatatatatatatatatatatatatatatatatatatatatatatatatatatatattaaaagataGAATTGTATAcatagttgttattttatttattgatttttctcatttatatatatatatatatatatatatatatatatatatatatatatatatatatatatattaaaagataGAATTGCATGCAGAGTTGAAATTTTATTTAGGGATTTTTCTCTCATTTATCTTAAATCATTCAAtgagtaattaaaaaaaattaaaatttaaatattagttATGGTATAATAtagaagattttttttctaataaaaaatgGGCTTAAATTTATTGACCACTTGCATGATCTTCTAATTTGTTTTTTATCcgtgcatagaaaat includes these proteins:
- the LOC122051316 gene encoding 50S ribosomal protein L7/L12-like gives rise to the protein MRLITGVKCLRYSSNLSKRAALSSWDRLFSDVAAGETNSKPKRYKYPAVYEPFGPKAPPSEKVLQLADRIAALPPEELKQIGPTLHLRLNQPALHSISSQGFSFGAHSGAGAKKAEEKKEEKTAFDVKLEKFDAASKIKVIKEVRAFTNLGLKEAKDLVEKAPAILKQGVTKEEANDIIEKIKAAGGVAVME